Proteins encoded in a region of the Rutidosis leptorrhynchoides isolate AG116_Rl617_1_P2 chromosome 9, CSIRO_AGI_Rlap_v1, whole genome shotgun sequence genome:
- the LOC139868995 gene encoding uncharacterized protein encodes MSIKSPPPPSPSPPPLYVYKSPPPPSPSPPPPYVYKSPPPPSPSLPPPYVYKSPSPPSPSPPPPYVYKSPPPPSPSPPPPYVYKSPPPPPPSPSPPPPYVYKSPPPPSPSPPPPYVYKSPPPPPYVYKSPPPPSPSPPPPYVYKSPPPPSPSPPPPYVYKSPPPPSPPPPYVYKSPPPPSPSPPPPYVYKSPPPQSPPPPPPYVYKSPPPPSPSPPPPYVYKSPPPPSPSPPPPYVYKSPPPLSPSPPPPYVYKSPPPPSPSPPPPYVYKSPPPPSLSSPPPYIYKSPPPPSPSPPPPYVYKSPPPPSRSPPPLPYVYKSPPLPSPSPPPPYVYKSPPPPSPSPPPPYVYKSPPPPSPSPPPPPYMYTSPPPPSPSPPLPPYVYNSPLPPSPSPPPPYIYKSSPPPSPSPPPYYYKSPPPPSPSRHSPYYYKSPPPPSLSPPPYYYKSPPPPYLV; translated from the coding sequence ATGTCTATTAAGtctccaccaccaccatcaccttcaCCGCCTCCACTATATGTGTACAAGtctccaccaccaccatcaccttcaCCACCTCCACCATATGTTTACAAGtctccaccaccaccatcaccttcaCTGCCACCTCCATATGTTTACAAGTctccatcaccaccatcaccttcaCCGCCACCTCCCTATGTTTATAAGTCTCCACCACCACCATCGCCTTCACCGCCACCTCCCTATGTTTACAAGTCTCCACCACCCCCACCACCATCACCTTCACCCCCTCCACCCTATGTTTACAAGtctccaccaccaccatcaccttcaCCGCCACCTCCCTATGTTTACAAGTCTCCACCACCACCTCCCTATGTTTACAAGtctccaccaccaccatcaccttcaCCGCCACCTCCCTATGTTTACAAGtctccaccaccaccatcaccttcaCCCCCACCACCATATGTATACAAGtctccaccaccaccatcacccccTCCACCCTATGTTTACAAGtctccaccaccaccatcaccttcaCCCCCACCACCATATGTATACAAGTCTCCACCACCACAATCACCTCCACCCCCTCCACCATATGTTTACAAGtctccaccaccaccatcaccttcaCCGCCACCTCCCTATGTTTACAAGtctccaccaccaccatcaccttcaCCGCCACCTCCCTATGTTTATAAGTCTCCACCACCACTATCACCTTCACCCCCACCACCATATGTATACAAGtctccaccaccaccatcaccttcaCCCCCTCCACCCTATGTTTACAAGtctccaccaccaccatcacttTCATCGCCACCTCCCTATATTTATAAGtctccaccaccaccatcaccttcaCCCCCTCCACCCTATGTTTACAAGTCTCCACCACCGCCATCACGTTCACCACCACCACTACCCTATGTTTACAAGTCTCCACCACTACCATCACCTTCACCCCCACCTCCCTATGTTTATAAGtctccaccaccaccatcaccttcaCCGCCACCACCATATGTTTACAAGtccccaccaccaccatcaccatcaccacctcCTCCTCCATACATGTATACATCACCACCTCCACCATCACcttcaccaccactaccaccatatGTATATAATTCGCCACTTCCACCATCTCCATCACCTCCACCTCCTTATATCTATAAATCTTCTCCTCCGccgtcaccatcaccaccaccttaTTACTATAAGtccccaccaccaccatcaccttctCGTCATTCCCCATACTACTATAAATCACCTCCTCCTCCCTCTCTGTCCCCACCTCCATATTATTACAAATCACCACCTCCACCTTACCTTGTCTAA